The Methanomethylovorans hollandica DSM 15978 genome includes a region encoding these proteins:
- a CDS encoding rubrerythrin family protein, which produces MSSKDNLKAAFTGESMANRTYLAFAKKADDEGYSQIAKLFRAAAAAETVHALNHLQRMGGIGTTMDNLKEAINGETYEFESMYPKFIEEAKTEGDNRAQWSFEVANKVERIHAGLFEKALSEIGKNEEVDYYVCSVCGHTHEGKPESNCPVCGAPASKFEKID; this is translated from the coding sequence ATGAGCTCAAAGGATAATCTAAAGGCAGCGTTTACTGGCGAATCAATGGCAAATCGGACATACCTTGCTTTTGCAAAAAAAGCAGATGATGAAGGTTACTCTCAAATAGCTAAACTTTTTAGAGCTGCTGCTGCTGCTGAAACAGTCCATGCATTGAACCACCTGCAGCGTATGGGTGGGATCGGAACTACAATGGACAATCTGAAAGAAGCCATTAATGGTGAGACATACGAATTTGAAAGTATGTATCCGAAATTCATTGAGGAGGCAAAGACTGAAGGAGATAACAGGGCTCAATGGAGCTTTGAAGTGGCCAATAAAGTGGAAAGGATACATGCCGGACTATTCGAAAAAGCGCTTTCTGAGATCGGGAAGAACGAAGAGGTTGACTACTATGTCTGCAGCGTCTGCGGTCATACTCACGAAGGTAAACCTGAAAGTAACTGTCCTGTCTGTGGAGCACCTGCATCCAAGTTCGAGAAAATCGACTAA
- a CDS encoding arsenate reductase ArsC codes for MVHSDKKIKVLFVCVHNSARSQMAEEYLRRIGKELFEVESAGFEPTSVNPLVIAAMEEDGFDLSTKKTQAVWNLFREGKFYNYVITVCDRTHEKECPIFPKPFVQLKWSFPDPESFSGTDSEKMEQIRALRDAIRTRIEQFVEEITRSSQIDA; via the coding sequence ATGGTTCACAGCGATAAGAAGATTAAAGTGCTTTTTGTATGCGTGCACAATAGTGCCAGAAGCCAGATGGCAGAAGAATACTTAAGAAGGATCGGCAAAGAACTATTTGAAGTAGAGAGCGCCGGGTTTGAACCCACCAGTGTAAACCCACTAGTCATAGCTGCTATGGAGGAGGATGGTTTCGATCTCAGCACAAAGAAGACCCAGGCTGTCTGGAACCTTTTCAGGGAAGGGAAATTTTACAATTATGTGATCACCGTGTGCGACAGGACCCATGAAAAGGAGTGTCCGATATTCCCAAAACCTTTCGTTCAGTTAAAATGGTCATTCCCTGATCCTGAATCGTTCTCTGGCACTGACAGCGAGAAGATGGAACAAATAAGAGCTCTCAGAGATGCCATCCGGACCAGAATAGAACAATTCGTCGAAGAGATCACCAGATCCTCACAGATAGATGCCTGA
- a CDS encoding carbohydrate kinase family protein codes for MDRTISVVGHAAIDLLFDVEHISCHNESYPITDYHEYFGGGAANIAVGIATLGGKGQLISATGEDFGSSGYEEYLTSLGVDLSLLYRCKGQKVTKAFVFTDRDHNQSTYFHWGASTLLKELEPPEVDFVHLATSECSFNARIAKKANFVSFDPGQDLITYNCKDLETILEHTDILFTNRHEIKRVCEMTGRSLEELKARIGTIVVTYDSRGSRIHTQDAQYCIPVVPVKAVDPTGAGDAYRAGFLLAFTRGYDMETCGRIGATVASFVVEVIGCQVKLPTWEMMQERFETHFGKLSR; via the coding sequence ATGGACAGGACAATATCTGTCGTAGGGCATGCAGCCATAGATCTGCTTTTTGATGTGGAGCACATTTCCTGCCATAATGAATCTTACCCGATCACTGATTACCATGAGTATTTTGGAGGAGGGGCTGCCAACATTGCAGTGGGTATTGCCACCCTTGGGGGTAAAGGTCAGCTGATATCTGCTACAGGAGAGGATTTTGGAAGTTCGGGGTACGAGGAATATCTCACTTCTTTGGGTGTTGATCTATCATTATTATACAGATGTAAAGGTCAGAAAGTTACAAAGGCTTTTGTCTTTACTGACAGAGACCACAATCAGAGCACGTATTTCCACTGGGGTGCATCTACTCTTCTGAAAGAGCTGGAACCTCCGGAGGTTGATTTTGTACATCTTGCGACATCTGAATGCTCCTTTAATGCAAGGATAGCAAAGAAGGCAAACTTTGTGTCCTTTGATCCGGGGCAGGATCTCATAACCTATAACTGCAAGGACCTGGAAACCATTCTGGAGCACACGGATATACTTTTCACTAACCGTCATGAGATAAAGAGAGTCTGTGAGATGACCGGCCGTTCCTTAGAGGAACTTAAAGCAAGGATCGGAACCATTGTGGTGACCTACGATTCCCGGGGAAGCAGGATACATACGCAAGATGCACAATATTGCATACCCGTGGTGCCTGTGAAAGCCGTTGACCCTACCGGTGCCGGTGATGCATACAGGGCAGGGTTCCTGTTAGCCTTTACAAGGGGCTATGACATGGAAACCTGCGGCAGAATCGGTGCAACGGTCGCCTCCTTTGTAGTGGAGGTCATCGGCTGTCAGGTGAAGTTGCCTACCTGGGAAATGATGCAGGAGAGATTTGAAACGCATTTTGGAAAACTATCCAGATAA
- a CDS encoding DUF555 domain-containing protein — MSNYNVVIEAAWLVRDVNSPDDAIGVAISEAGKRLNPKLDFVEVDVGSTYCPACEEAFSSVFLTANTAIVGLVLEMKVFDAESEEHASRIAKSVIGRALRDVPLKVVDVEEFQ; from the coding sequence ATGTCAAATTATAATGTTGTAATTGAAGCTGCCTGGTTGGTCAGAGATGTGAACAGTCCGGATGATGCCATAGGAGTGGCGATCTCCGAAGCTGGCAAAAGACTTAACCCTAAACTCGATTTTGTGGAAGTGGACGTTGGCAGCACATATTGTCCTGCATGTGAGGAGGCCTTCAGTAGTGTATTCCTTACAGCGAACACTGCAATTGTCGGCCTGGTCCTTGAGATGAAGGTCTTTGATGCGGAAAGTGAGGAGCACGCATCAAGGATAGCTAAATCCGTCATTGGAAGGGCATTGAGGGATGTTCCTCTGAAGGTAGTTGATGTTGAGGAGTTCCAGTAA
- a CDS encoding DUF357 domain-containing protein → MPADLNEKVNRYENLLRQALEKAEFAPIKDSHMYAVANDFHTMARSYYEDGIYFVHHEDPVNALICFSYGHAWLDAGARLGVFRVDDDTLFTI, encoded by the coding sequence TTGCCTGCTGATCTGAATGAAAAGGTTAATAGATATGAGAACCTACTAAGGCAAGCGCTGGAAAAAGCAGAGTTTGCACCTATTAAGGATTCGCATATGTATGCTGTCGCAAACGACTTTCATACGATGGCAAGATCATATTACGAGGATGGTATATACTTTGTACATCATGAAGACCCTGTGAACGCCCTGATATGTTTCAGCTACGGGCACGCCTGGCTGGATGCCGGGGCACGTCTTGGAGTGTTCAGGGTGGATGATGATACATTGTTCACCATTTGA
- a CDS encoding ATP-binding protein has product MVRDAVGVIFGEAGTSSFRILLSDSTTVHQGGYIKAWHEIDGWVLAQVLSITRFGDSYSIEEAKNGSRKDKSGNRIIADVTVIGKRDDSGLLRSPNTPFSPGDPIYKANNELICSSLGLSGKEMFIGMLEGTDIPVHLNVNSLVQKHCSILAKTGSGKSYTAGVLLEEMLDRKVPLLIIDPHSEYASLKEEGIIKPEVANRFKVSPRSYAQYVTVYTPANKSLNPKADEVFRLNGMNLTAKELSEAFPNNFTSTHIGILYETIDKIKSEMETYTLDEIIFEVKNNDSKAKWNVISLLEEIRETGILSTNPTSIEDLVQPGRASIIDFKGVAPDIQSMIVARLCSTLFEARKMNTIPPGMLVVEEAHNYAPEKGFSKSLSSDVLRTIASEGRKFGLGMMVISQRPARVDKNILSQCGTQIIMKVTNPNDLKAISKGLEGVNSYVEDELMRLPPGVAMLVSTDIERPILVDIRVRKSKHGGESVNIMRSVNLNSSQGISARKSPVESVHMQPVKPDHTEIHHIEEEHIPVQTSTTPPPKRKPSRELKTEEGGGLFKKIFGASK; this is encoded by the coding sequence ATGGTTCGAGATGCAGTTGGCGTGATATTCGGAGAAGCTGGTACATCCAGCTTCAGAATATTGTTATCGGACAGTACCACTGTGCATCAGGGAGGATATATAAAAGCCTGGCATGAGATCGATGGCTGGGTACTTGCACAGGTGCTATCTATTACCCGTTTTGGAGATAGTTATTCTATCGAGGAAGCAAAGAACGGAAGCCGCAAAGATAAAAGCGGGAACCGGATAATCGCTGATGTAACAGTTATTGGAAAACGGGATGATTCTGGTCTGCTCAGATCACCCAACACTCCCTTTAGCCCAGGGGATCCTATTTACAAGGCTAATAATGAGCTCATATGCAGTTCCCTGGGTCTGTCAGGGAAAGAAATGTTCATAGGCATGCTGGAAGGCACGGATATACCTGTACATCTTAATGTTAACAGTCTTGTACAGAAACATTGCAGCATCCTTGCAAAGACAGGAAGTGGTAAGTCCTATACTGCAGGAGTGCTCCTCGAAGAGATGCTGGACCGCAAAGTACCCCTGCTGATAATCGATCCGCATAGTGAATATGCATCACTGAAAGAAGAGGGTATCATCAAGCCAGAAGTTGCTAACAGATTCAAGGTGTCTCCAAGATCATACGCACAGTATGTTACAGTATACACTCCTGCCAACAAAAGCCTGAATCCCAAAGCTGATGAAGTGTTTCGGCTTAACGGCATGAATCTTACAGCAAAGGAATTGAGTGAAGCATTTCCCAACAATTTCACCAGCACACATATCGGCATATTGTACGAGACCATTGATAAGATCAAATCCGAGATGGAAACATATACTCTGGACGAGATAATCTTCGAGGTCAAGAACAATGACAGCAAGGCAAAGTGGAATGTCATCAGCCTGCTTGAAGAGATCAGGGAAACTGGCATACTTTCGACCAATCCCACATCAATAGAAGATCTCGTACAGCCAGGCAGGGCTTCCATTATAGACTTCAAAGGTGTGGCTCCGGATATCCAGTCTATGATCGTTGCACGTCTGTGCAGTACGTTGTTCGAGGCTCGTAAAATGAACACCATTCCTCCTGGAATGCTGGTGGTGGAAGAAGCTCATAACTATGCACCTGAAAAAGGTTTCAGTAAGTCCTTAAGTTCCGATGTGTTGCGGACCATTGCTTCCGAAGGCCGTAAGTTCGGTCTTGGCATGATGGTAATTTCCCAAAGGCCTGCACGCGTGGACAAGAACATTCTTTCGCAGTGCGGCACACAGATAATTATGAAGGTCACCAATCCAAATGATCTGAAAGCTATCAGCAAAGGTCTGGAAGGTGTAAACTCCTATGTAGAGGATGAACTCATGCGCCTGCCACCCGGAGTTGCCATGCTGGTGAGCACTGACATTGAGCGGCCAATCCTTGTGGATATCAGGGTGCGTAAAAGCAAACACGGTGGTGAGTCTGTTAACATTATGAGGAGTGTTAACCTTAATTCTTCTCAGGGAATATCGGCCAGGAAATCCCCGGTGGAGTCTGTACATATGCAGCCGGTAAAACCAGATCATACTGAAATACACCATATTGAAGAAGAGCACATACCTGTTCAGACCAGCACAACACCTCCTCCTAAGAGAAAACCGTCACGAGAACTAAAAACAGAAGAAGGAGGCGGTCTATTTAAGAAAATCTTTGGTGCTAGCAAATAA